A window of Flavobacterium flavigenum contains these coding sequences:
- a CDS encoding ribose-phosphate pyrophosphokinase: MSHLEPEAKIFACSQSVYLAEKIAKEYGIPLGKVTMSTYSDGEFQPSYEESIRGLRVFIVCSTFPTADNLMELLLMIDAAKRASARHITAVMPYFGWARQDRKDKPRVPIGAKLVANLLSAAGATRVMTMDLHADQIQGFFEKPVDHLFASTIFLPYVESLGLENLTIASPDMGGSKRAYAYSKFLESDVVICYKQRKAANVIDTMELIGDVKGRNVVLVDDMIDTGGTLAKAADLMIEKGALSVRAICTHPILSGGAYEKIENSKLTELIVTDSIPLKKESKKIRVVSCAPLFAEVMHMVHHNNSISGKFIM, translated from the coding sequence ATGTCGCACCTAGAACCAGAAGCTAAAATTTTTGCTTGTTCACAAAGTGTTTATCTTGCAGAAAAAATTGCAAAAGAGTACGGAATTCCGTTAGGAAAAGTAACGATGTCAACGTATAGCGATGGTGAATTCCAACCGTCTTACGAAGAGTCAATAAGAGGTTTGCGGGTTTTTATCGTTTGTTCAACTTTTCCAACAGCCGATAATTTGATGGAATTGTTATTGATGATTGATGCTGCAAAACGTGCATCTGCAAGACATATTACAGCTGTAATGCCTTATTTTGGCTGGGCAAGACAGGATAGAAAAGACAAGCCAAGAGTTCCGATTGGAGCAAAATTAGTAGCAAATCTATTAAGTGCTGCGGGAGCGACAAGAGTAATGACGATGGATTTGCACGCAGACCAGATCCAGGGCTTCTTTGAAAAACCGGTAGATCATTTATTTGCTTCAACCATCTTTTTACCTTATGTAGAAAGTTTAGGCCTTGAAAATTTAACGATTGCATCACCGGACATGGGAGGTTCAAAAAGAGCCTATGCATATTCTAAGTTTTTAGAATCTGATGTAGTTATCTGTTATAAACAAAGAAAAGCAGCCAATGTTATCGATACTATGGAGCTGATTGGTGATGTAAAAGGACGTAATGTAGTCTTAGTGGATGATATGATCGATACAGGAGGTACTTTAGCGAAAGCTGCAGATCTTATGATCGAAAAAGGAGCGTTAAGCGTAAGAGCAATTTGTACGCACCCAATATTATCAGGAGGGGCATACGAGAAAATTGAAAACTCGAAACTAACAGAATTAATCGTTACAGATTCAATTCCGTTAAAAAAAGAATCAAAGAAAATCAGAGTAGTGAGTTGTGCACCTCTTTTTGCAGAAGTTATGCACATGGTGCACCACAACAATTCCATAAGTGGAAAATTTATAATGTAG
- a CDS encoding Gfo/Idh/MocA family oxidoreductase, with protein MQKIKTALLSYGMSGKVFHAPFLNLHPGFELLGSWERSKKLIQEDYPGVKSYPSIDDLLADDVDLVIVNTPVGTHFEYAKKVLLAGKHAVVEKAFTTTAAEAEELAQIAKEKGLKLAVFQNRRWDSDFKTIQKVINDGVLGDLVEAEFHFDRYNPVLSPKLHKETVNDGAGILKDLGPHLIDQAVCLFGSPKSVFADIRYTRENTVVDDWIDLLLIYEDFRVRLKAGYFVREAHPSYTIHGKKGSFLKQRGDVQEDELKIGKKPNRESWGTELDDFEGILHTEIDGKPIREKIKTLQGNYFEYFDGVYDAITNNKPEPVTAQDGVKVMQVIEAAIASNLQRKVIDL; from the coding sequence ATGCAAAAAATAAAAACAGCACTTTTATCATACGGAATGTCGGGAAAAGTTTTTCACGCTCCTTTTTTGAATCTTCATCCCGGTTTTGAATTATTAGGTTCCTGGGAAAGAAGCAAAAAACTGATTCAGGAAGATTATCCAGGGGTAAAAAGTTATCCTTCAATTGATGACTTATTAGCCGATGATGTGGATTTAGTTATTGTAAACACACCCGTTGGGACACATTTTGAATATGCTAAAAAAGTACTTTTGGCAGGGAAACATGCCGTTGTTGAAAAAGCATTTACGACAACCGCAGCTGAAGCCGAAGAACTGGCTCAAATCGCTAAAGAAAAAGGTTTGAAGCTTGCCGTTTTCCAGAACAGAAGATGGGACAGCGATTTTAAAACGATTCAGAAAGTAATCAATGACGGTGTTTTAGGAGATCTTGTCGAAGCCGAATTTCATTTTGACAGATACAATCCGGTATTAAGCCCGAAACTGCATAAAGAAACTGTAAACGACGGAGCCGGAATCCTTAAAGATTTAGGTCCGCATTTAATCGATCAGGCTGTTTGTCTGTTTGGTTCGCCAAAATCGGTTTTTGCAGATATTCGCTATACGAGGGAAAATACAGTAGTAGATGACTGGATCGATTTGTTATTGATTTATGAAGATTTCAGGGTGCGGTTAAAAGCTGGCTATTTTGTGAGAGAAGCCCATCCTTCCTACACTATTCATGGAAAAAAAGGTTCTTTCTTAAAACAGCGCGGTGATGTGCAGGAAGACGAACTTAAAATAGGAAAAAAACCAAACCGGGAATCCTGGGGAACAGAATTAGACGATTTTGAAGGAATCCTGCATACCGAAATTGACGGAAAACCAATCCGCGAAAAAATCAAAACACTTCAGGGTAATTATTTTGAATATTTTGATGGTGTTTATGATGCCATTACTAATAATAAACCAGAACCTGTTACGGCTCAGGATGGCGTAAAAGTAATGCAGGTTATTGAAGCCGCAATTGCGAGCAACCTGCAGAGAAAAGTTATTGATTTGTAA
- a CDS encoding MFS transporter, protein MIDFNPLALFQTKGKIKKVYREAKASYLKRIRFAVSMLYFGMGLSFATWASRIPDIKTALHLSEAELGSVLFALPVGQLIVMPFSGKMVTKFGSHRILIFSLIMYVFSLTNLGLAASAFQLSMGLFTFGIFGNLANIAVNTQGVYTETLFKKNIMSSFHGMWSFAGFTGALVGLGMLSLHLNPYQHFLIVAAIVVVMIVFNFKFLVKAKEKIKPKKEGKKLFTRPDSSLLWLGIIGFCSMASEGVMFDWSGIYFKDIVKAPGALVILGYTSFMIMMASGRFIGDAMNNKFGRKRVMQISGCMISLGLFTAVFFPYIIPSTIAFMIVGLGVSTIVPTVYSLAGKNESVSAGEALTIVSSVSFLGFLMGPPVIGYIAETFGLQFSFAFIGIFGVLIAFMASKIKVSA, encoded by the coding sequence GTGATAGATTTCAATCCATTAGCTTTATTCCAGACCAAAGGAAAAATTAAAAAAGTCTATCGTGAGGCAAAAGCTTCCTATTTAAAAAGAATTCGTTTTGCCGTTAGCATGCTTTATTTTGGAATGGGTTTAAGTTTTGCCACCTGGGCAAGCAGAATTCCGGATATTAAAACGGCTTTACATTTAAGTGAAGCCGAATTAGGTTCTGTGCTTTTTGCACTTCCTGTCGGGCAATTGATCGTTATGCCTTTTTCGGGAAAAATGGTAACCAAATTTGGGAGTCACCGCATTTTGATTTTCTCTTTAATTATGTACGTTTTCAGTCTGACCAATTTAGGTCTGGCTGCAAGTGCGTTTCAGCTTTCGATGGGATTATTTACTTTTGGCATATTCGGGAATTTAGCCAACATTGCCGTAAATACTCAGGGAGTTTACACCGAAACACTTTTCAAAAAAAACATCATGTCTTCTTTTCATGGCATGTGGAGTTTTGCAGGATTTACAGGTGCATTGGTAGGTTTAGGAATGCTGTCTCTTCACCTAAATCCGTATCAGCATTTTTTAATTGTTGCTGCTATTGTAGTAGTAATGATTGTTTTTAATTTTAAATTTTTAGTTAAGGCAAAAGAAAAAATCAAACCCAAAAAAGAAGGCAAAAAATTATTTACCAGACCCGATAGTTCTTTATTATGGCTGGGTATAATTGGCTTTTGCAGCATGGCAAGCGAAGGTGTCATGTTTGACTGGAGCGGTATTTATTTTAAAGATATCGTAAAAGCGCCGGGTGCCTTGGTAATTTTAGGATACACTTCCTTTATGATTATGATGGCCAGCGGGAGATTTATCGGAGATGCCATGAATAATAAATTTGGCCGGAAACGGGTCATGCAAATTAGTGGCTGTATGATTTCACTTGGTCTTTTTACCGCTGTTTTCTTTCCGTATATTATTCCTAGTACAATTGCTTTTATGATTGTTGGTCTGGGCGTTTCTACTATAGTTCCTACCGTTTATAGCCTTGCCGGTAAAAATGAGAGTGTTTCTGCCGGAGAAGCCCTAACTATTGTTTCAAGTGTCAGCTTTCTTGGATTTCTTATGGGACCTCCTGTTATTGGATATATTGCAGAAACCTTCGGACTTCAGTTTTCCTTTGCCTTTATCGGAATATTTGGCGTTTTGATCGCTTTTATGGCTTCGAAAATAAAAGTATCGGCGTAA
- a CDS encoding 50S ribosomal protein L25/general stress protein Ctc, with translation MKSITIKGSERESVGKVSTKALRNAGAVPCVLYGGNQAVHFSAEAAAFKNLVYTPNAHTVVIELGKGKSFNAILQDIQVHPVTDKILHIDFFQLFDDKEITMEVPVKIVGTSKGVLAGGVLRLNTRKLKVKALPKNLPDFVEADITPLEMGNKLYVTKVGAPEYKIMHPDNTVVAQVRISRAAMKAAQEAAKAAKAPAKGKKK, from the coding sequence ATGAAATCAATTACAATTAAAGGATCAGAAAGAGAAAGCGTGGGCAAAGTGTCAACTAAAGCCTTACGTAATGCTGGAGCGGTTCCTTGCGTGTTATACGGAGGAAATCAGGCAGTACACTTCTCAGCAGAAGCTGCGGCTTTCAAAAACTTGGTTTACACTCCAAACGCACACACAGTTGTGATTGAGCTTGGAAAAGGAAAATCATTCAATGCAATTTTGCAGGACATCCAGGTTCACCCTGTAACTGACAAAATTTTACACATCGACTTCTTCCAGTTATTTGATGACAAAGAAATCACAATGGAAGTTCCTGTGAAAATCGTTGGTACATCTAAAGGTGTTCTTGCGGGAGGTGTTTTACGTTTAAACACTCGTAAATTAAAAGTAAAAGCTTTGCCTAAAAATCTTCCTGATTTTGTTGAAGCTGATATCACGCCACTTGAAATGGGTAACAAATTATATGTTACTAAAGTTGGTGCTCCGGAATACAAAATTATGCACCCGGACAACACGGTTGTAGCTCAGGTAAGAATTTCTCGTGCTGCTATGAAAGCTGCTCAGGAAGCTGCAAAAGCTGCAAAAGCGCCTGCAAAAGGAAAGAAAAAATAA
- a CDS encoding NADH:flavin oxidoreductase/NADH oxidase — protein sequence MASLLFSPLTIKNITLKNRIVISPMCQYSSVDGFANDWHLVHLGSRASGGAALIIQEATAVSTDGRISPSDLGIWKDEHIEKLKQINAFIVSQHSIPGIQLAHAGRKASVSAPWEGNKKLDFAHGGWQTVAPSAVPYHENEPFLPEALDKNGIQKVISDFKAAAKRAVEAGYQVLEIHAAHGYLLHQFLSPLTNIRTDEYGGSFENRIRFTLEIVEAVQTEWPSNLPLFVRISATDWAEDGWNPEESVQLSQLLKGKGVDLIDVSSGGLVSHQKITLGPGYQVPFAEKVKKEADILTGAVGLITEAQQAEEILNNGQADLILFARESLRNPNMPLDFARELNNDVQWPKQYERAKN from the coding sequence ATGGCTTCACTATTATTTTCACCGCTTACTATAAAAAACATCACTTTAAAAAACAGGATCGTCATTTCGCCCATGTGCCAGTATTCTTCAGTTGACGGATTTGCAAACGACTGGCATCTGGTTCATTTAGGAAGCCGTGCCAGCGGAGGCGCCGCATTGATTATTCAGGAAGCTACTGCGGTATCGACTGACGGAAGAATTTCTCCTTCTGATCTTGGAATCTGGAAAGATGAGCATATTGAAAAACTAAAACAAATCAATGCGTTTATTGTTTCTCAGCATTCAATTCCGGGAATTCAACTGGCGCATGCCGGGAGAAAAGCAAGTGTTTCTGCCCCGTGGGAAGGAAATAAAAAGTTAGATTTCGCTCATGGCGGATGGCAGACTGTTGCGCCAAGTGCCGTTCCGTATCATGAAAACGAGCCGTTTCTTCCTGAAGCTTTGGATAAAAACGGAATACAAAAAGTAATTTCTGATTTTAAAGCTGCTGCTAAAAGAGCCGTTGAAGCCGGTTATCAGGTTCTCGAAATCCATGCCGCACACGGTTATTTATTACATCAGTTTTTGTCGCCTTTAACGAATATCAGAACCGATGAATATGGTGGAAGTTTCGAAAACAGAATCCGTTTTACATTAGAAATCGTTGAAGCCGTTCAGACAGAGTGGCCTTCAAATTTGCCCTTATTCGTTCGAATTTCTGCTACAGACTGGGCAGAAGACGGTTGGAACCCGGAAGAATCTGTACAGCTTTCGCAACTATTAAAAGGAAAAGGAGTAGATTTAATCGATGTTTCATCCGGCGGATTGGTTTCTCATCAAAAAATCACACTTGGACCGGGTTATCAGGTTCCATTTGCAGAAAAAGTAAAAAAAGAAGCCGACATATTAACCGGAGCAGTTGGTTTGATAACAGAAGCACAACAAGCCGAAGAAATTTTGAATAATGGTCAGGCTGATTTGATTTTATTTGCCAGAGAATCACTCAGAAATCCGAACATGCCTTTGGATTTTGCGAGAGAATTGAACAATGATGTTCAATGGCCAAAACAATACGAAAGAGCTAAAAATTAA
- a CDS encoding carboxypeptidase-like regulatory domain-containing protein: protein MHKKLLVLILLFIFKIASAQKETIFSGRVMDSKTQNPLENVVVSIQNSALMQLTKNDGTFELHTALPGEQLLLIHSQGYRDLLLKVNTNAGQKVNLGILLLEEDQIENLQTTIISLLESDLNEDNTSSETTSGLLQSSKDAFLQAAAFNWGQARFSLRGLDSENATMMLNGVKMNKIYDGRPQWNNWGGLNDVLRNQEFTIGPAPSDYTFGGILGTQQIFTQASAYRKGIRMSFSGTNTNYNWRTMITYASGMQSSGWAYVFSVGKRWADEGYFEGTNYNANSFFISIEKKLNPKHSLNFTGFFTPNARGKNSPNTDEIINLKSEQYNSYWGYQSGEKRNARVKNVEEPLLMLNHYFKINDHTNLTSSIMYQFGKVGNSNIDFQNADSPDPTYYRKLPSYFTSLYSADKGEFSGAFTPDYENAVISKTLFSQNSQINWDSMYRANQKPITNSEGSITGYEPSKSNYVLYEDRTDDKTLALNSNLNAQLSENIFFSGGILFKNLKSHNFQNLLDLLGGAYFDDIDSFYKGDQSQSDLKNPDRQVKTGDRYGYNFNFYATTVEAFTQFRFVYKKVDFYLGNSFSTSKYQREGLYQNGIYPESSFGKSQKVNFENFGFKGGLNYKISGKQWLFFSGMYQTKAPSLRNTFSNSRLNNSIVNGIENETLSSADINYVYHSPKLKMRISGYYALIKNTTKTSFFYAEGIFDDGAGYDNTDAFVSQTLTNLDKKNIGAELSLEYPVSSTLKTVFSAAYGSYIYNSNPNVSITNDANAAIADAETTFDFGQSLLKNYKQSGMPQQAFSLGMEYHDPKFWWFSANINYITDRYIDVSPITRTSRFYINPASGFNFPEASEERTKTLLKQEKLNPVSLLNMTGGKSWRIYKTTIGLFASINNVLDFKYKTGGFEQARNSNFRELNQDVSSGTPSFAPKYFYGYGRTYFVNLTISL, encoded by the coding sequence ATGCACAAAAAATTACTCGTTCTTATACTCCTTTTTATTTTTAAAATTGCTTCAGCCCAAAAAGAAACTATTTTTTCAGGGCGTGTTATGGATTCTAAAACTCAGAATCCTTTAGAAAATGTAGTCGTTAGTATCCAAAATTCAGCTTTAATGCAGCTGACCAAAAATGATGGAACTTTCGAATTACATACTGCATTGCCCGGCGAGCAACTGCTTTTAATACACAGTCAGGGTTACAGGGATCTGCTTCTGAAAGTAAATACGAATGCTGGTCAAAAAGTAAATCTCGGCATCTTATTATTAGAAGAAGATCAAATCGAAAATCTTCAAACCACCATTATTTCACTTTTAGAAAGCGACCTGAACGAAGACAACACTTCATCAGAAACTACCTCCGGACTTTTGCAATCTTCAAAAGATGCTTTTTTGCAGGCAGCAGCATTCAATTGGGGACAAGCAAGATTTAGCCTCCGCGGATTAGACAGCGAAAACGCAACGATGATGCTTAATGGCGTTAAAATGAATAAAATTTACGATGGAAGACCCCAGTGGAATAATTGGGGAGGATTAAATGATGTTCTCAGAAATCAGGAATTTACCATTGGCCCTGCTCCTTCTGACTATACTTTTGGAGGGATTTTAGGCACACAGCAAATCTTCACCCAGGCATCAGCCTATAGAAAGGGAATCCGGATGTCTTTTTCAGGAACCAATACCAATTACAACTGGAGAACCATGATTACTTATGCTTCGGGCATGCAATCTTCCGGCTGGGCTTATGTTTTTTCGGTTGGAAAACGCTGGGCTGACGAAGGTTATTTTGAAGGAACAAATTATAATGCGAACTCTTTTTTTATAAGTATTGAGAAAAAATTAAATCCGAAACATTCTTTAAATTTTACCGGTTTTTTTACACCAAATGCACGTGGAAAAAATTCGCCAAATACTGATGAAATTATTAATTTAAAATCGGAGCAATACAACTCGTATTGGGGATATCAAAGTGGCGAAAAACGAAATGCAAGAGTAAAAAACGTCGAAGAACCTTTGCTCATGCTCAATCATTATTTTAAAATTAATGACCATACTAACCTCACATCTTCCATTATGTACCAATTTGGAAAAGTGGGTAACAGCAATATTGATTTTCAAAACGCAGACAGTCCTGACCCCACTTATTACAGAAAATTGCCGAGTTATTTTACCTCCCTTTATTCGGCTGACAAGGGAGAATTTTCAGGAGCATTTACTCCTGATTATGAAAATGCAGTAATAAGCAAAACATTATTTTCACAAAATTCGCAAATCAACTGGGATTCAATGTACAGAGCGAATCAGAAACCTATAACCAATTCTGAAGGAAGCATTACAGGATACGAACCTTCAAAAAGTAATTATGTTTTGTATGAAGACAGAACCGATGACAAAACATTAGCTTTAAATTCAAACCTCAACGCGCAGCTTTCAGAAAATATATTTTTTAGCGGCGGAATACTTTTTAAGAATCTAAAATCACACAATTTTCAGAATCTGCTGGATTTATTAGGCGGTGCCTACTTTGACGATATTGATTCATTTTATAAAGGAGATCAGTCGCAGTCGGATTTAAAAAACCCGGATCGCCAGGTAAAAACAGGTGATCGTTATGGTTATAATTTTAATTTTTATGCTACCACAGTAGAAGCTTTTACGCAGTTTAGATTTGTGTATAAAAAAGTAGACTTTTATCTGGGAAATTCATTTTCTACTTCAAAATACCAGAGAGAAGGTTTGTATCAAAATGGTATTTATCCGGAAAGTTCATTTGGCAAAAGCCAAAAAGTAAATTTTGAAAATTTCGGATTCAAAGGCGGACTTAACTATAAAATTTCAGGAAAGCAATGGTTGTTTTTTAGTGGAATGTATCAAACCAAAGCACCTTCCCTCCGAAATACTTTTTCTAATTCAAGGCTAAACAATTCAATTGTAAACGGAATCGAAAATGAAACCTTAAGCAGTGCTGATATCAATTATGTTTACCACTCACCAAAACTTAAAATGCGTATTTCCGGTTATTATGCCTTGATAAAAAATACAACAAAAACATCCTTCTTTTATGCAGAAGGAATATTTGACGATGGAGCCGGCTATGATAATACGGATGCCTTTGTAAGTCAAACATTAACCAACTTAGACAAGAAAAACATTGGTGCTGAGTTAAGTCTGGAATATCCAGTTTCGTCTACTCTTAAAACTGTCTTTTCAGCTGCTTACGGAAGTTACATTTATAACAGCAATCCAAATGTTTCTATCACCAACGATGCAAATGCGGCCATTGCTGATGCGGAAACAACTTTTGATTTTGGCCAATCATTACTCAAAAATTACAAGCAATCCGGAATGCCACAGCAGGCATTTTCATTGGGAATGGAATATCATGATCCTAAATTCTGGTGGTTTTCTGCTAATATTAATTACATCACAGACCGTTACATCGATGTTTCTCCAATTACAAGAACATCACGATTTTATATCAATCCGGCAAGTGGTTTCAATTTTCCGGAAGCTTCAGAAGAACGAACCAAAACGCTGCTTAAACAGGAAAAATTAAACCCGGTATCGCTCTTAAATATGACCGGCGGAAAATCCTGGCGTATTTATAAGACTACAATAGGGCTTTTTGCCAGCATTAATAATGTCCTTGATTTTAAGTATAAAACAGGCGGATTTGAACAGGCAAGAAATTCAAATTTTAGAGAATTGAATCAGGATGTCTCCAGCGGAACGCCTTCTTTCGCGCCAAAATATTTTTATGGCTATGGGAGAACTTATTTCGTAAACCTGACAATCAGTTTATAA
- the rseP gene encoding RIP metalloprotease RseP, translating to MDIVIKLSQFLLSLSLLIILHELGHFIPAKLFKTRVEKFYLFFDVKYSLFKKQIGETVYGIGWLPLGGYVKISGMIDESMDKEQMALPPQPWEFRSKPAWQRLIIMLGGVTVNFILAFIIYIGMAYAYGDTYVANADLKDGVWITNPALEKAGIKTGDKIISIDGHKIENFDDDTNLKVVMAKEILIERNGQQQAIKIPTDFIDDLSKHEKSLLIRPRMPFVIGSVQADSPNTSLKPKDLLITLNGQEAKYYDQAKVILNANKGKTIPAVVLRDLKQTPITVKVSDKGTLGVVSGGLDIKSLEKLGYYKISTKEYSLAESIPVGLEKGKNKLVDYGKQLKMIFNPETKAYKQVGGFAAIYNIFPDSWSWEAFWSITALLSIMLGVMNLLPIPALDGGHVMFLLYEIISGKKPSDKFLENAQMVGFVLLITLLLFANGNDIYKAIVK from the coding sequence ATGGATATAGTTATCAAACTCTCTCAATTTCTATTGAGTTTATCTTTACTTATTATTCTTCACGAATTAGGGCATTTTATTCCTGCTAAATTATTTAAAACAAGAGTCGAAAAATTCTACTTATTTTTTGATGTAAAATATTCTTTATTCAAAAAACAAATTGGCGAAACGGTTTACGGTATCGGATGGCTTCCGCTTGGGGGCTATGTGAAAATCTCCGGAATGATTGATGAAAGTATGGACAAGGAGCAAATGGCACTGCCTCCACAACCTTGGGAATTTCGTTCCAAACCGGCATGGCAGCGTTTAATTATCATGTTGGGCGGTGTTACGGTAAACTTTATCCTGGCTTTTATCATATATATAGGTATGGCATATGCATATGGTGATACTTATGTTGCAAATGCTGATTTGAAAGACGGTGTTTGGATAACGAATCCCGCACTTGAAAAAGCGGGAATAAAAACAGGAGATAAAATAATTTCAATAGATGGTCATAAAATTGAGAATTTTGATGATGATACCAATTTAAAGGTAGTTATGGCCAAAGAAATTTTGATCGAAAGAAATGGGCAACAACAAGCAATCAAAATACCTACAGATTTTATTGATGACCTCTCAAAGCATGAGAAAAGTTTATTGATTAGACCAAGAATGCCTTTTGTTATAGGAAGTGTTCAGGCTGATTCACCAAATACTTCACTTAAACCAAAAGATTTGCTTATCACATTAAATGGTCAAGAAGCTAAATATTACGATCAGGCTAAAGTAATTTTAAATGCAAACAAAGGAAAAACAATTCCTGCAGTTGTTTTGCGTGATTTAAAACAAACTCCAATTACGGTTAAGGTTTCTGACAAAGGAACATTAGGTGTAGTTTCAGGAGGTTTAGATATCAAATCATTAGAAAAATTGGGCTATTATAAAATTAGCACCAAAGAATATAGTCTTGCTGAATCTATTCCGGTCGGACTAGAAAAAGGGAAAAACAAGTTGGTAGATTACGGGAAACAACTGAAAATGATTTTTAATCCTGAAACAAAGGCGTACAAACAAGTTGGTGGCTTTGCAGCAATTTATAACATTTTTCCGGATTCATGGAGCTGGGAAGCGTTCTGGTCAATCACTGCTTTATTGTCAATTATGTTGGGTGTAATGAATTTATTGCCAATTCCGGCACTTGACGGAGGTCATGTGATGTTTTTATTATACGAAATCATTAGTGGTAAAAAACCGAGCGATAAATTCCTTGAAAACGCCCAAATGGTTGGTTTCGTTCTACTTATCACACTGCTTTTGTTTGCTAACGGAAACGACATTTACAAGGCAATTGTCAAGTAG
- a CDS encoding ATP-binding cassette domain-containing protein — MLTIQIDQKKYGNVSILEDIKIKIEKPGIYGVAGKNGQGKTTFFKCILGLEQFKGSCFLNHEKLLLQNAGWAPTEPPIYDELTAKEFYDFYAHLLDLNTPIFNKIFEVPEKQLIRGFSTGMKKKTYLNAVFQKKFPIYILDEPFNGLDLESNYLLMNYIREISNTSIIFISSHILEILYKECDKIFLLKDKKITEFDKDDFSEIEDKLFR; from the coding sequence ATGCTGACCATTCAAATTGATCAAAAAAAATACGGCAATGTGTCTATATTAGAAGATATAAAAATTAAGATTGAAAAGCCTGGAATTTATGGAGTGGCTGGTAAAAATGGTCAAGGGAAAACGACATTTTTTAAATGCATTTTAGGTCTTGAACAATTTAAAGGAAGTTGCTTTCTTAATCATGAAAAACTTTTACTTCAAAATGCTGGCTGGGCGCCAACGGAACCTCCAATTTATGACGAACTTACCGCCAAAGAATTTTATGACTTTTATGCACATTTGTTAGATCTGAATACACCCATTTTTAATAAAATATTTGAAGTCCCGGAAAAGCAGTTAATCCGCGGATTTTCTACAGGAATGAAAAAGAAAACCTATTTAAATGCCGTCTTTCAAAAAAAATTTCCGATTTATATCTTAGACGAACCTTTTAATGGATTGGATTTAGAATCGAATTATTTATTAATGAACTATATTAGGGAAATTTCAAATACAAGCATTATCTTTATTTCATCCCATATTTTGGAAATTCTTTATAAAGAGTGTGATAAAATTTTTCTACTGAAAGACAAGAAAATTACTGAATTTGATAAGGATGATTTTTCCGAAATAGAAGATAAGCTTTTCAGGTAA
- a CDS encoding DUF4256 domain-containing protein, with product MKNKKELLPEEREQLLKTLKNRFEKNKSRHQNLDWDTVQIKLESNPEKLWSLNEMEKTGGEPDVVSFDEKTNEYIFYDCSAESPKGRRSLCYDNEAQESRKEYKPENNVIDMAAIMGIELFDEEQYRALQQLGKFDEKTSSWIKTPAEIRKLGGALFADFRYNTVFVYHNSAQSYYAARGFRGALSV from the coding sequence ATGAAAAACAAAAAAGAATTGTTACCTGAAGAGCGTGAACAGCTGCTTAAAACCCTAAAAAACCGTTTTGAAAAAAACAAAAGCCGTCACCAAAATCTGGATTGGGATACTGTACAAATAAAGCTGGAATCCAATCCTGAAAAATTATGGTCTCTGAATGAAATGGAGAAAACCGGAGGTGAACCGGATGTGGTTTCTTTCGATGAAAAAACAAACGAATATATTTTTTATGACTGCTCGGCTGAAAGTCCAAAAGGACGGAGAAGTCTTTGTTACGATAACGAAGCCCAGGAATCCAGAAAAGAATATAAGCCTGAGAATAATGTTATTGACATGGCTGCTATAATGGGTATTGAACTATTCGATGAAGAACAATACAGGGCATTACAGCAGCTTGGAAAATTTGACGAAAAAACGTCAAGCTGGATCAAAACCCCTGCTGAAATCAGAAAACTTGGCGGCGCCCTTTTTGCTGATTTTCGTTACAATACAGTATTTGTGTATCACAATAGTGCCCAGTCATATTATGCGGCAAGAGGTTTTCGGGGAGCGTTAAGTGTTTAA